In Larimichthys crocea isolate SSNF chromosome VII, L_crocea_2.0, whole genome shotgun sequence, the genomic stretch TGGACCGCAACTCCAAAAATGTGATTGGATCTGTAATATCCTTGGTGTTAAAATGTGTGCGTGAAATCTAACAAAGAAAGACATGAACAatggcagaaagagagaggaagaatgtGGCTGTGTATCGCAGCGTCTCTTTCAAAAAGTTGGGATCCTGGAGCACCAACAGGAGTGAAGACCAACAACACAAATCAGAGGATTTGGAGGCAGCTGGCGTCGCCCTTCCCCCGGAGCCCAGCAAAGCAGAACAACCCTTGGCGACGCGTAATGTCAGTGTGTCAAGAAAAGTTTCCAAAATCTCTGCCACCACCGCTACAGCCACCGCCGGCCTCCCAACCGCAGATTCAAAGAGAGgctcctccactcctctctcctctattTCTCCATCCATCCGCCAGCTCACTGAGAagtttagcagcagcagtggcggcggcggtggctCCGCTGGGACGCACAGAGCTTCACCGGGAGACGGCACAGCGGTGACGCGGGGAAGCAGCACTCTTCCCCGGGCAAGGAGCTCCAGGAAAGACGGGTCTCCGTCTCGTAAATCTTTTCACGAGGACAGCGTTGGCGGATATTTCCAGGATAGTGATACTACTACTAATGCTACTGCAGAGTCTCTCATAGACAATAAACTGCATAAGTTTTACTCTGGCACCGACTCTGTGTCAGGCTCGGACTCAGAGAAGAAAAGTAAGAAGCGGATTTTTACACGTTTAACAACCgacagcagcagcggcagcaacACTGGTAAGAGAGATTATTCACAGATCAATGCATGTTCCTCTGATCCCAGAAAGACTTTGACTacagatgaggaagaggatgtTACTAGCAGAGGGGTTCCTTCACCCTGTAAATCTCACAAAAGTTATCTCTCTGCACACCACAGTGACTTTATTCCCCTGCACTCTGCACCCCTGTGGCCCAGCGTCACCAAAATCAGGCAAATCTTTGACGAGAGACAAAGCAAAAGTGACACTTGTGAGCATATAAAATCAACCTGCAGAGGCCATCTACCCGACCTCAGCCCCAGTGAGAGTGCCCCTCTTTCAGACAGAAGTGACAAATTCTCGCCGTGCAGCTCTGCCAATGAAGCCAGCAGCCTGTCTTTAGATGGTAAATGCATAGTGAgaacacaaagcagagaaagCAGTGCTCCTAAAGAGACTCTGTGTTACGGTATGGACTTTTATTCTAAAGCTGACCACCAGCATTACTCAAATGATGAAGGGGCAGACGTAGAGACGCAAAGTTCCAATAACAACAAAGTTTCTGGCAGAAATACttttcaaagcagcagcagtagcagtcgCAGTTGCACCGGGGGTAGGCACTACCATAGGATTAACCCATCTCCATACAGATCTCATAGTCCCGGCGCTGAGGCAGAGGCGGCCCATAAGACCCCCAGGACGACAGGGTTGACATCTGACCCCAGCCCTGACCTTCAACCCCCAGCTACTTCGTCTTGGAGTCGACCGGAGAGCTTAGacacctccttctctcttcagCAGCCGAcagtgagggagagaagggaTAGACAGGGGGTCGGGCTGCCCAGGGATAGTTTACATTCCTCACATAGCTCCTCTAGAGCGCAGGCCCCCACCTcgtcccccccctcctctgctTCAGCTCCAGATAAAGCcattacctcctcctcctctactgtAGCTCCCTCCACTGAACTAAGAGCCCCAGCAAGAGTTGCCTGTCCCCTGAGCTCCCGCTGGAGGTTTAGCTCTggagacgaagaggaggagcacaccaggagaagaagaggaggtagtTGGAGTGTTCCTTCTGGCCCTGCTGCTTCCATCCCCTACAGAGCAGGAGAAAAGGGCACGACAGAGCGTGGAGGCAGCTATTTATCCCGCAGTAAAAATGGCTGGTGGGGTGCAAAGGGCATTGGCAGGTCTTCAGGCAGTGAGGAGGACAGCCCTGGTTCTTTAGGCCCCCACAGTCGAGAGGCAGTGCGTCGGCGCTCgctgagaaagaagaagaagttcagtGGAGCTGCTCTAGCAACAGGCcgtgatgattatgatgatcaTGATGGCGAATCGGAAGACAGCGACAGTGACATAGCCTTGACAATGGAACACTCAGACAGGCACCACCAGCCAAACACAGGAGGAGAATTAGTGGGAACAACATCTCGCAGTCGCTCTGCAAGAGAACCCAGCAGTCATAGTAACCGAGCCAGGGTGCAGCAATGGGAGCGCATCTCCTCACCTGTGACGTCCACCACACTTCCTGGTGTATCACGTGTGTCAAAGGTCAATATCCCCCCATTTGTTTCCAGTTCTGGCAGTTCACATTGTAGCAGTCGATACTCCAGCACTGAGACTTTGAAGGAGGAGGACCAGGCTAGCTGTGCCAATCGGGCAAATAGCAGACCTTCATCCTCGTCCATGCTGAGTAAAACTTACCATGGAAATTTCACAATGTACCGTTCCCCAAGCTTTGGCCATGGGGATAACGTCTCACATCCCCCTTTGCGGGTGCGCCCCAAAATTGTGCCCATAGTCACCCCTTTACCTAGTGTACTTGCCCGAGAAGGTGGGGTATCTACAGGGGTTAGGGGTGGTGAGGCCACGACAAGGAGGACAACAGGTGGGGATGGGGTagatgataatgataaaaacCGAATATCTATGTCCAACCCTGATATCACCTCAGAAACCATGTCACTCTTAAGCTTTCTGAAATCTGACCTGTCAGAGCTTAAGGTGCGGAAAACAAGTGGGGACAAGTCTGGGGTCGTGGAGGGGTCATCGGTGTACAGAATGGGCTCACGTACTCACGGAGGGACCCTTCTATCTTCTGGTCGTCGCCCATCACTAAAAGATCTAACCGCCACCCTGCGCCGTGCAAAGTCCTTCACGTATTCAGACAAACCTACAACAGCCACGAGGTGTTATTTGACAGGTGGCACCGCCAAAAGGAGCTCCTCTGAGCAGCAGCTTGACATAGATGGTGAGAGGGATGGGAGGGTGTCTGCATCAGATAGGGACGTAGAAAGTGATGGGGGTGATTTTAGGGTTGGGAGAGGACAGAGAATGAGAGATTATGGATTCAATGATGATAACGATGATGAGGTGTTCCCTCCTTTGCAGGAGAAGTATGTGCAGGAAGCCAGGCAGGTAATTCGAGATATCTGCCAGATGAGTACTagggaagatgatgatgatattggTGTAAGGAGAACTGACAATGATTTGGAGGATGGATGTCTCCAAGTCAAGAAGACAAATGAGGAGAAGGAAAAAGCAGGAGTGAGTGTTAAGAATGAGGCAAAGCCAGATGAAGAGGCTGAGTTTAATAACACAAAAGACAGGGATAAAcatgagcaggagagagagaacagggagagggagaggagcgaGAGGGATGGACAAAGTATGCAGTTGGAAAAGCTAAACAGCAGGGGCACAGAGTACAGTGAGAAGgcaaagagacagagcagagagacggagagagccTTACTGAAGGGCGACTCAGAGGAAAGCATGTTCTATGACCGCTCTGTAGATGAACTTTCAGGCCATGAGTCTAGTTTAACAGATGAAGGGATTGTAACAGAGCCAGAAACCGGCCCCAGTGACCCCTCTGAGAGGTCATTTCTGGGTTCAGCGGGTGTTAATTTAGGGTCACGAATCGCTAGGGATGTGCTCGGGCAGCCTGTCACCGTATGGAAGCAGTCGGCTCTCCATGAGGCGGAAGGATTtaagcaagagagagaagagatgacagagaacagCTTGAATTGTACAAATCGTCTAAATGAAGTCAAGGTACCTCCCTCCTTACCTTTTTCTGCCCGTATGGCTGAGAGTGACAGTATCATCATGGAGCAGAGCAGCACCGCTGGTATCAACAATGTCAATACTACTACTGAGGAGATCAACACCAACAGCGCTGTCTTGCAGAGGTCAGCAGGCActgcagggggaggaggaggaggaggacatgaagCCCCTGCGACTCCAAGTGCTATCCGTCGAAGGCGCAAGTTCTCCCCATCTGGCAATAACAACGCAGGCTCTGATTCCAGTAATGGCAGTAATGCAGAGTCAACAATAGCAGCTGCTGGAAATGGGGAGTCCACAGTCTACCGCTCCCTCAGTGACCCCATGCCACAGCGGCGCTGTTCTGTGGCAGAAGAAGGGAATAACAATTTTTCTTCTGTGGACAGCAACTTGTTAGGATCTCTGTCTGtcaaaggaggtggaggtgcacCAGAGGCCTCTTCTGCGGCCACGTTGTCAGAATACAAGGGTAGTATGGCCAGTGATTTGTCAGTGTACAGTGATGGTGGGCTCCGTGATGATGCCATTCATGACTACAGTGGGGTGATCAGGAGCATCGTGGCTGAGCCTGGTGCAATGGACAGACTAATGACAGATGACCACGGCAATGGCAAAGCTCCCAAGAAGAAGTCATTCAGTGACCCCAGTCGCCGTAGCGATGCCCCTTTACTTTCCCAGAATGACCCCCAGTTAAAAGGTCAGACTGGCAGcactcagccaatcagtgaGCTGGATCAACCAGGCCAGATCCCACCTTCAAGCAGTGAGCCAATCCTgagcaaacagagagaggaactgTGGGAACCGGAAGTCGAATCTAAACATGCATTGCCGACACAGCCACATGCAAACAGTAGCAATAAAGTCAAGATTGGTCGTTCCCTGTCCGAAAGTATCCCCCACTCTCATAACcttgatgatgaagatgatgatgtaaTAGACCAAGGTAGAGAAGAGCAAGAGGTGGAGAAGTTTAACTTTGATCTCAAGCTAGCTGGGGTACTGTCCCCTAGAATGGTTCGTCGGCCCGGCAGAAAGCGTCCAAACAGGCTGGCTCAGTTCTTCCCTCATGAAGACCCGTTTGAGCCCCCCGAACTGGgctcagaggagcaggaggatcACAGTGACCAACCTAACCTCACCCCTCCTCTTCCCACACCCCCACTGCaattcaaacacaaaagcagaTCAAAACATGTCCGCCACGCCAGCGAACCCACCACCTTTATCCCCATTTCCccacctccacacctccagACACTGAAGGAAGTGGACGGCCTTGCTGTCCGATCTGTTGCAGAGCCTCAAAACTTGAGTAAGCTTCCAGGAGACGAGGCCCCATCTCTGGAACATGTGACCCAGAAATATATTCTGGAACTGAGCACTGCTGAGAAGGATACTGTGGTCCCGGGGCCTCTTCCAGCGACCAGGGATGGAGCTTCAGTGTCAGCTTCAGAGGGGACCAGCACCGAGACCAGCACCAGTGGAATTACAGAAACTGGACCTCAGAAGAAGAGCACAGAGGACACTGTGTCCATAGCTGTCCCACAGAAGACCAAGCCCAGAGTGGTAAGTCcacatttttttcagtctttaccattttgtgtgagtgttttataAGGCTAGTGTACCCAATGCTCTCTTGTTGCATAGTGTTAAATGTGGTTTGACTTTTAGTGAGTGAGAAAGGGAGTGTGACCGATTTATCCTGTTCAGATGTCTCAAATATGGTGTAATACAGTTGGCTTGTTCTTACGACTACATAGCTAAACCCaaaggtgcatgtgtgtgtgtgtgtgcctgtgctgTGAATCAGGACTCGTGTGGTTAATTTCAGAGTACATTTGGAGCTGTGCTACAATACAGGAGCCATTAAAGGCTGAGCAGtgttaaacaaacatcagaggATGTTATTAGTTTGATTAAACAGAACTCAGACAAAGGGCATTAAGGACTAGAGCAAAGcctactgagtgtgtgtgtgtctgttttcatttattcgGTTCACCCAATCGATTGTCTGCCGTGCTAGAGTTATAGAGTCATAGAGAGAGGCTATAATAAACAGTTCACCCAAACATAGATGGGGTGTGCGATATCTGTGATGCTGCATTTACTCAGCAGTGTCTAAACATTTAGAGACTTCTGGCTTGTTATATCATAACAACACAAAGGTTAACTGATAGGGCTgtgaccaaaaataaaaatcctcaCAACTATACAGCATAAATCAACAATACATTGTTGTTATTAAAGgctttctttaaaacatcacTGGGCTGAGAGCTCTCCTAAACTCGTCATTATTTTGTAAGGTTTGTTAACATAAGCGACTCATGACGTTTGGCTTGTCTAACAGTGCAGACGAGTGGCAGCTAAACGTCTCTCGAAGTTTCTTTCTGTGGATTACGTAATTCGTTGTCACACACAGCTACCTATGCTCATAACACGCCtctcagtgcacacacattatCTCTCCAGGAGGTCTTTTGCCTGAAGGCAAAGAATATTACATAGTTTACATAGTCATGGGTGTGACTCTGAAAAGGTGTTGAGAAAGTAAGAACAAGACGGGGATTATCATCCCGTCTGAGCTCAGGACAGAAGGTTGCAGACACATCACTCAGGGCTTCGCTTTCAATACGtcatgactgtttttttttgttgaagtgACTATTTTGCAGCCCTGGGCCTAGTAGGGATGCCTAAATGTTGGAAAGTTAGACTTCAATGgagatgtgtgtgcacaaaaacaacaacttccgACATTAGCAGTAGCTGGCGAGCGACTTCACCGCGCAGGAAATGGATTTACGGAAATAGGAAGTTGTTGTGGTTACTGAAGTGTTTGATGATGTCCAGCACTGCTGGCTGGCGTGTGTACGTGCACTCCATTctgtcgagtgtgtgtgtgtgtgtgtgtttgtgtgcgctcCTTAGTGACTTGCCCACGTGTGCGTATTATAAACTGGTTTCCTCTTtcgtctctctgtgtttgtgtgtgcatgtgcatactATTTGTCTGGGATATATCAATGCATGGTTCAAACGTTTAAAGTGCAGAGTTTTGCCAACACGTTGTGTTTAGAGCACTGCCATACAGCTCCAGTGCacagtggctgtgtgtgtgtgtgtgtgtgtgtgatttggacTGAATGTAATAACAACTGTGCCAAGCTAACATGGAGCACAGACAAGTTCTGAGAAAGTAAGTAGACTCCGGTCTCCTTTTCTGGAGACTGGAGACTCTCATTAATGTCACCTTTatcttatttacatttattctggACTATTTTTGTCCAGATGCTGggtttgaagtttgaaataCTATATCAGTATGTTGAATTTTCAGCTCATACTACCTATCTCCTTTTgcgtccttttttaaaatataaaatctccAACATTCCTCCTCATGTTATCTTATTCCTCTCTTTgccgtctctctctgtgtctctggaaCATAGCAGTGAAGTGAGGTCATAACGTTTGTCTTGGTTTGAGGCAGCCTGCCGAGCCAAATGTCAGgtaagagagggaaagaaagacagagaccaAAAAAGAAACGCGTTGGAAGGAAACACATgctggctttaaaaaaaaaaaaaaagttacaggATGAAAATAGAACCGAGAGAGCTGAAGAATGAAACcatgatggagggagggggagtgaGGGGGTGAGAGGTAACCGGAGAAGACGGTAGAAGAAGGCTGGTTTTCAGTTGAACCAGTGTGATATGTACAAAATTAAGTCTTTATATGTGTCTTTTATGTTCAAAAGTAAGCATATGTCATACATTTTGACTCATACTTAACCATTTTTGCTTCACCCGAACAAAATTCTATAACTTTTAACGTGTGTATTGCTTTCCCAAATGTTTCTAGCCTCAAACTGGGACAGATTTGGGAAAACATATCTTCTTAACATTCATTTAGACATGAAAACTCTAATGTAAGACATCTTTGTATGAGAATTTGgtcaaaatattattatatggGAACATTATCGCCCGatttaaacacaaaaccacaaaggaGTATTGGCTCCATTCATCTTTTCCTGCAGTTTGTCCAGTCGATGTAAAGTGAGTGTTTCTCAGATACAGAACAGCTCTTTAGTCAGAGCAGCTGAACAGACAGGTTCAAACAAATAGTGATTGAATAATAATGTTGATTCCTCTCGAAtaagtatatgtgtgtgtgtgtgtgtgtgtgtgtgtgtgtgtgtgtgcgcgcgtgcacATTTCCTCCACTAGTTTTCACTTTAGCAGGCAGCAGGAATGTGTCccatcttctcttctcctcttatTGCATAACAGTCTTTTAACTCTCATGTGTTTCATTCATTAGTGACCCGATTTAATATGGGATCATTTGAGTTTCGGCACTAAAACCAAATTTTTTAAACTTGCTGGAATATAAAACGTTTTCCTCTAAATCCACACTCTTAGATTGGACACAATGAAATAAACTCCTCAAACACATCGGTGTTGTCTTAATACAAGGAGCCTAAATAAAACACTCTAAAAGCAACAACGTTCATATTTAAATCAAGATATATGTGAGTATAGCAAACAGGACCGAGACTGGTaaattattcattcagtttttgcAACCCgccacagacacattttaagtCTGCACTCATAAGGATACCCAGCCATAGTAATGTATGTTTGAGTACATATCCTTAAAGGTCCTTTGTTCATGTATCATGTTTTATGCTATTGATAGGGCCAGGTGTAAAACAGAGGTGTTAATGggagaaagaaagcaggaaacactgtggaaaaaaaggcagaaagaaagaaagtagaCATAAAGACTGGTTtgtgctctgctctgcatgGATTAGGTCTAAAAGCATAGTGTTTATAGCTTCAGATTTATGACTGACTTTGTTTTATCAGGCCACCCACATGGAATCAAATACTTTCCCTCTGCCcggtcttttttcttttgctcccCCTGTAGCTAAAGAGGAACAATAAAGCTAGAGATGTGTAGATACCGAAGTGGTGAACTGGTTTGCTCTGGcctctttggtttcatttgaaataattgTTAAGAGGCTCACTGCTTTTTAGAATATCGATGTTCTCGGGCGGACGCAATCCAATAAATACAACCATATCAGAATCCACTTGTTCTGTCGAATGGTTTATCTGACATGTTGTCAGGGACACACCGCACGGGGAAAAGACAGGATTGATATCTCACTTTAGCAGAGAGAGCTTAGGTGTTTTTTAATGGTCAGTCAACACGGTGTCACAAATACACTGCAGCACCCATAAACTGCTGCTCGAGTGGTCTCTATAAGTTACATTGTCCAGAGATGTTCCACTACTGACTATATCTAGTGAAGTCACAGCAGGGTGTTTCTACAAAGCCTGTTTGGCTGAAAAGGGAAGGCACGTTTCATAAAATACAAGTTGAACCATCTGTCTGTTATCATCTGTCATTGGTGAACTTCAACCAATCAAATCAGTGAACCATATAACACATTAAAACCCTTACTGAAGTCAGTCAGGATAAGAACGAGCATCAGCAAACATCTTTTCCACCAAGAAAAGCCTTCAGTGCTTTCAAAGCCTTCGGTGCAGCAACTGTTTTTTGGCCATGTACTGCACAAATTTCATGAGTTGGTTATTCTCTCACACGATTAAATGTGACTTAtaggaataaataaacaaatcaaaatgatgCTGTGATGCTGACGCCATCGGACCTTTTTATTCAGTGATCAATGTAGAGGAAGGAGCTTATCCGATAGGTTTCTCTTTTTGAAAGTGGACTTAAAAGTGAAGTTAAAAGGACACATTAGATATTGTGTGGGGGCTAGGGGACACTTCCAAAGGTTAACCCTGGTTTATAGTGAGGTCCAAAAAGTGAGGGATGCTGAGCAAGGtaaaggtgagagagagatgaaagggTGAGGATGTGGCTTATCTGGTTGAAGTTCTCTGTGACTCAGTAGATGAGAAGGAAGAGGTGGGATGAATCAGAAGTTGAAAAGGCCACACTGCAGCTATCTGTGGTTTCAATGACACATAGGCTGCCTCTGATGGTAGACGTTTTGACTTCAGTTTTACCAATGCAGGTAGGGCACAAAGGCTGAATGACTGTACCGGGAGTGTGGTGATTCTGATATGATGGTATcatgtacagtcgtccctcgctatatcacagttcacttttcgcggactcgctgtttcgcagatttttttagtgtaattttgcatgtttttttttttacagcgtactgtacagtatgaacgggcgttgtgttctgcgtcctgattggctaagtgagaaccgcactTGTGTTttgcgtcctgattaattaagggagtactgtacaaaatgcgtgtaaaaaggtgtataaaagtgtgtggttagggattttacggccttaaaacatgtataataattgttaaacttacttcgtggatttcgtttttttgcgggttatttttagaacgtatcccccgcgataaacgagggaccactgtagatCTTACTGGTTGACTAGAAGTAAACTGGTTTCTTTGCTATGGTTTCTGTTCCTATGTACTTAAAGTCCCCTGAGAGTGGCGAACCTTCAGTGCAAAAACATCTCTACCTCCAGGCATCTTGTACATCTACTCTCATACACACAAGCAAAATATTTTTGCCTGTCTCTCCGATACACTGGGGTATTGCTTTTGGGACAGgcacaacaaaaatgttttgtgttcctCTGAGTAAGAGCATGGTAGAGGAAGGGGATTATGATTTAAGAGGCCGATTGTAGAGATGCTGAAGTAATTTTTTTATAGATAACTATCCGGAGACATCTGTGTGTACATAAGCTTGTTTGTTGTTCACATGTGTGCGacattcttcctcctctgccagACCATCTACTCTGACTCTCATACCACTCCCATGTCCATATGGTAAATGTGTAGCTGGAGCCAGCACCtgcttagcttatcttagcttatcatagcataaagactggaaacaaggggaaatgGCTAACCCGGCTATGTCCAAATGAAGCAAAgtccacctaccagcacctctgaagctcattAATTAATACGTTATATGTTGTTAATCtcagcaaaaacaaagtgtagAAACAGAACATGGTTTTCCGTGATTTATGTGTAGTAGCTTCCATCAGTCAACGAGAAACAACATGTTAATTCTTTAGCTTTAGAGATTGTAAATGTATCTAATGATCCCGTTTCCAATCTCCATGCTGGCTCCAGCTCCCTAGCTATACCTTTTAACTTTCTTCAGTCCtgttgacttctttttttaaacagcattGACCCAGTCTACACTGCAGACCACGTTAAGCCTCTTCTAGCAATACTAATGAAGGTAATTTAGATTAAAATCATCAGCCTAACAAGTGTGAGAATAATCAGACTTTTTTAACATtgggaacatttaaaaaaaaagtgcatgtaAACCCGACCGACATTTGTGTCACTGCAAACAAATCATAACATGAGGCTCCATCTGGTTTCTcacagtgggggaaaaaaactgtggGAAAACAGTTCTGGATGTCTTGCCCTTGGTTGATGACAGTTGCAATATGCTTTGAAAATCTTTATCTTTCCCTTTTAAGGATAGCCCCCTggatttgtattattttaaatgcacTGCAGCTCGCCAGTGGAAAGTTGTGACAGTTTAAACCGGTGAACCGTGGCTatacttcttcttctatcttcttttcctctttgttatCCTCACTTCTTGTCCCAGTCGcttccctcctgtctgtctctttctaactctctctctctctctcagtctgtgtgGATCCACCCAGTGTAATTACAGAGCAGTTTGCTTATGTAAGGAAAGCCTCCTCTGAAACAGCACTTTCTAGCAGAGCTgctatttcagcttttttttttgtgtgtgtgtgtgtgtgtgtgtgcaaaggcAGATTTCTACATacttaagtgtgtgtttatgtgtatgtgatgTAAATAATAGACAGCAGTTTCACCACTTTGTAAATGGTGTtagagattgtgtgtgtgcgtcataGATGGACAGTATGATACATCTTTTGGCAGGGTTTCTCACAGTCATGTTAGTCTTCTCTGTAGATTTCAGTCTTACATCTGCAGTCCACGTGGTCAAAAAGATGTCCAGTGTGAGAATCCCACTTTACAGTTAGTTGATGATTCACCGAATGCAGGGCTGCACTGTCGGCTAGTCCTGATGTGGAAACACCTAAGGTTCACATTACAGCTGGTGCTAATTGATTTCTACAGGAAAAAAGTTAcgaaaatggaaaaaacagctACACTACActaaaaatgccacaaaatatTCATTCCAGAAACGTAGAAGTCGAGGGACAACAACTTGCGGGTCCCATTGGtaacagctgcacacacagattAGGTCCGTTAGTTTTGCCTGTCAGGTGTTATAGTCTGGCTGGCACTAGTCTactatgtttgtttgtgcaaagTAAAGAGAGCGTTAACTGCATTATTGTCATTCTGCACAAGCCTGCATTGTTCTTTTGTCTACTTTTCACAGTCGCTGCTCCTACAAATAGGTGTTGATTAATTGTTCAGTCATTTGCTTTATAATTTGAATGAAAGACAATTAAGTCATTGGTTCCAAGATTTGCCGCTCTTCTCTATTTTAAATAACAACGTTTTGGACTCGTCAGAAAAACTAAGATTTGAAGATCACCTTGGGTTTAGGGAACGTGTGATGAATATTACTTTTGCAGTGAGATTCAGTAGATTGAACAGCTGATTTATTGGTTtagatgataaaataataaataattgctGGCCTAATTTGGTAGTGGTGTTAATGATCATAATACATAGATTTAAGATTAAACTGACTCCTGCAGCAACTACCAACCTTTGCTCTTTTCTTCTAGCTTCTGTAACATGGCGTGTTTTCTCATAGGGTTAATTTGTCTTTCTGAAAAGTTATTCCTAATGTACTTGATAGTAAAATTTTAGTGTTTCAGGgtaacaacactttttttttttgttagcgTACAAGAACTACAGCTCCCATGGGTGTTGATGGTATGCTAATGACTGTGGCCAATGGGATATGCTGCTaacaaaccaataaaaacaagttaactAGTCACAGTTGACTTTGACCGGGCAGGTCATTCAGTCTCCAGACAGTGACAGC encodes the following:
- the arhgef17 gene encoding rho guanine nucleotide exchange factor 17 isoform X1, translating into MAERERKNVAVYRSVSFKKLGSWSTNRSEDQQHKSEDLEAAGVALPPEPSKAEQPLATRNVSVSRKVSKISATTATATAGLPTADSKRGSSTPLSSISPSIRQLTEKFSSSSGGGGGSAGTHRASPGDGTAVTRGSSTLPRARSSRKDGSPSRKSFHEDSVGGYFQDSDTTTNATAESLIDNKLHKFYSGTDSVSGSDSEKKSKKRIFTRLTTDSSSGSNTGKRDYSQINACSSDPRKTLTTDEEEDVTSRGVPSPCKSHKSYLSAHHSDFIPLHSAPLWPSVTKIRQIFDERQSKSDTCEHIKSTCRGHLPDLSPSESAPLSDRSDKFSPCSSANEASSLSLDGKCIVRTQSRESSAPKETLCYGMDFYSKADHQHYSNDEGADVETQSSNNNKVSGRNTFQSSSSSSRSCTGGRHYHRINPSPYRSHSPGAEAEAAHKTPRTTGLTSDPSPDLQPPATSSWSRPESLDTSFSLQQPTVRERRDRQGVGLPRDSLHSSHSSSRAQAPTSSPPSSASAPDKAITSSSSTVAPSTELRAPARVACPLSSRWRFSSGDEEEEHTRRRRGGSWSVPSGPAASIPYRAGEKGTTERGGSYLSRSKNGWWGAKGIGRSSGSEEDSPGSLGPHSREAVRRRSLRKKKKFSGAALATGRDDYDDHDGESEDSDSDIALTMEHSDRHHQPNTGGELVGTTSRSRSAREPSSHSNRARVQQWERISSPVTSTTLPGVSRVSKVNIPPFVSSSGSSHCSSRYSSTETLKEEDQASCANRANSRPSSSSMLSKTYHGNFTMYRSPSFGHGDNVSHPPLRVRPKIVPIVTPLPSVLAREGGVSTGVRGGEATTRRTTGGDGVDDNDKNRISMSNPDITSETMSLLSFLKSDLSELKVRKTSGDKSGVVEGSSVYRMGSRTHGGTLLSSGRRPSLKDLTATLRRAKSFTYSDKPTTATRCYLTGGTAKRSSSEQQLDIDGERDGRVSASDRDVESDGGDFRVGRGQRMRDYGFNDDNDDEVFPPLQEKYVQEARQVIRDICQMSTREDDDDIGVRRTDNDLEDGCLQVKKTNEEKEKAGVSVKNEAKPDEEAEFNNTKDRDKHEQERENRERERSERDGQSMQLEKLNSRGTEYSEKAKRQSRETERALLKGDSEESMFYDRSVDELSGHESSLTDEGIVTEPETGPSDPSERSFLGSAGVNLGSRIARDVLGQPVTVWKQSALHEAEGFKQEREEMTENSLNCTNRLNEVKVPPSLPFSARMAESDSIIMEQSSTAGINNVNTTTEEINTNSAVLQRSAGTAGGGGGGGHEAPATPSAIRRRRKFSPSGNNNAGSDSSNGSNAESTIAAAGNGESTVYRSLSDPMPQRRCSVAEEGNNNFSSVDSNLLGSLSVKGGGGAPEASSAATLSEYKGSMASDLSVYSDGGLRDDAIHDYSGVIRSIVAEPGAMDRLMTDDHGNGKAPKKKSFSDPSRRSDAPLLSQNDPQLKGQTGSTQPISELDQPGQIPPSSSEPILSKQREELWEPEVESKHALPTQPHANSSNKVKIGRSLSESIPHSHNLDDEDDDVIDQGREEQEVEKFNFDLKLAGVLSPRMVRRPGRKRPNRLAQFFPHEDPFEPPELGSEEQEDHSDQPNLTPPLPTPPLQFKHKSRSKHVRHASEPTTFIPISPPPHLQTLKEVDGLAVRSVAEPQNLSKLPGDEAPSLEHVTQKYILELSTAEKDTVVPGPLPATRDGASVSASEGTSTETSTSGITETGPQKKSTEDTVSIAVPQKTKPRVDMRKHVMMTLLDTEQSYVESLRTLIQGYMRPLKQPDSGSIVDPLLVDEMFYQIPEILEHHEHFLEQVAGCVGQWHDRQTVGHILIQSFSKEALANMYSAYIDNFLNAKDAVRIAKEAKPAFHKFLEQNMRENKEKQALGDLMIKPVQRIPRYELLVKDLLKHTPEDHPDHAYLLDAQRDIKRLAEKINKGRRSAEEAEREARVIQEIEAHIEGVEHILNPQRKFLRQEMVMEAKTVGGKKDRSLFLFSDLIICTTLKRKSGSLRRSSMSLYSAASVIDTSSKYKFLWKLPLEDVEVVKSSTQATNKESIQKMISRLDEDLSTLGQISKLSETLSFPHQSLDEVIKDLMASVHRELSEKQSLAFSMTFLPTKLEFTTASAESSFVFEFTSPDTRSNFEQAFEEAKKKLAMTKDQWDPEFLKAIPIMKTRSGMQFSCASPSHSCPDSGCEVWVCNSDGYVGQVCLLNIKDEPTVEACIAVCSARIICIAAVPGLKGRERGSEPSITPAPGAPGHTQQQLHISIAHSSLELTEQPTGPGAELVPFDSDDTDDEDSPSPSSTLQSQASHSTISSSYGNDEGPGSKDMATETTSSEEEQEFPVASSYGAPGMLGVGGGGRVHTESPMDGRAMRRSSRGSFTRASLEDLLSIDPEAYQSSVWLGTEDGCIHVYQSSDNIRNRKNSMKMQHSASILCVLYLDNKVFVSLANGEVIVYQREAGSFWDPQSSQTLVLGTPSSPVTKMVPVGGKLWCGSQNRVLIINTTTLVQEHWFQVGTDSSRCVTCMVAYGKGVWLALQGSALVRLYHAQSWESLTEVDVAPAVHKMLAGADAIIRQHKAACLRITALLACKDLLWIGTSAGVVLTLTIPAVSSGTGAGTLKSPLVPMGSAHGHTGHVRFLTSIELPEGFDMNLRPTTADSTGNQSQSGSTVDGNLQRRDSARRRASAHIPPKTNHLVISGGDGYEDFRLTNSSETVGRDDSTNHLLLWRV